The Deltaproteobacteria bacterium genome includes a region encoding these proteins:
- a CDS encoding endonuclease III domain-containing protein — translation METARGIAKRLLTMYDRLDGHFGNLRWWPADSPFEVIVGAILTQNTAWRNVTYAIAKLKEADILHPQDIYETPIDTLAALIRSSGYYNVKARRLATFVRFLHDEYDGQLDKMFAQDHWLLREKLLQIKGIGDETADSILLYAGEKPVFVIDAYTRRILERHGILAGKERYAEIQALFMGNLPVSVSLYNQYHALLVNAGKSFCGKERRCEACPLRI, via the coding sequence ATGGAAACCGCTCGCGGCATTGCCAAGCGCCTCCTGACGATGTACGACAGGCTTGATGGCCATTTCGGCAACCTCCGCTGGTGGCCTGCTGATTCGCCATTTGAAGTCATTGTCGGCGCCATTTTAACGCAGAATACGGCCTGGCGCAATGTTACGTATGCTATTGCAAAATTAAAAGAGGCGGATATTCTCCATCCGCAAGACATATATGAAACCCCCATAGATACGCTGGCGGCGTTGATAAGATCGTCAGGGTATTATAACGTCAAGGCCCGGAGACTGGCAACTTTTGTCCGATTTCTTCATGATGAATATGATGGCCAACTGGACAAGATGTTTGCGCAAGATCACTGGCTACTCAGGGAAAAACTCCTTCAAATTAAAGGCATTGGAGATGAAACAGCCGACAGTATTTTACTTTATGCCGGTGAAAAACCGGTCTTTGTTATTGACGCCTATACAAGAAGAATTCTGGAGCGTCACGGCATTTTAGCAGGTAAGGAACGTTATGCAGAGATTCAGGCCTTGTTTATGGGCAACCTTCCCGTCAGCGTTTCTCTCTACAATCAGTACCACGCTCTCCTGGTAAATGCAGGCAAGTCATTCTGCGGGAAGGAAAGGCGTTGCGAGGCTTGTCCGCTGAGGATCTAA